One window of Triticum dicoccoides isolate Atlit2015 ecotype Zavitan chromosome 5A, WEW_v2.0, whole genome shotgun sequence genomic DNA carries:
- the LOC119303797 gene encoding protein synthesis inhibitor II-like — MAAKMAKNVDKPLFTATFNIQSSSADYVTFITGIRNKLRNPGQSSHNRPVLPPIEPNVPPSRWFHIVLKTSPANTGLTLATRADNLYWEGFKSSDGTWWELTPGLIPGATYVGFGGTYRDLLGDTDKLTNVALGRQQMADAVTALYGRTKADKTSGPKQQQAREAVTTLLLMVHEATRFQTVSGFVAGLLHPKTVEKKSGKISNELKAQVNGWQDLSEALLKTDAKPPAGKPPAKFTPVEKMGVRTAEQAAATLGILLFVQVPGGMTVPQALELFHKSGGK, encoded by the coding sequence ATGGCAGCAAAGATGGCGAAGAACGTGGACAAGCCGCTCTTCACCGCGACGTTCAACATCCAGAGCAGCTCTGCCGACTACGTCACCTTCATCACCGGCATCCGCAACAAGCTCCGCAACCCGGGGCAGTCCTCCCACAACCGCCCCGTGCTGCCACCGATCGAGCCCAACGTCCCGCCGAGCAGGTGGTTCCACATCGTGCTCAAGACATCGCCGGCCAACACAGGGCTCACACTCGCCACCCGCGCCGACAACCTCTACTGGGAGGGCTTCAAGAGCAGCGACGGCACTTGGTGGGAGCTCACCCCAGGCCTTATCCCCGGTGCCACCTATGTCGGGTTCGGCGGCACCTACCGCGACCTTCTCGGCGACACCGACAAGCTGACCAACGTTGCCCTCGGCCGGCAGCAGATGGCCGACGCGGTGACTGCGCTCTACGGGCGCACCAAGGCCGACAAGACCTCCGGCCCGAAGCAGCAGCAGGCGAGGGAGGCGGTGACGACGCTGCTCCTCATGGTGCACGAGGCCACGCGGTTCCAGACCGTGTCGGGGTTCGTGGCTGGCCTGCTGCACCCCAAGACGGTGGAGAAGAAGAGCGGGAAGATCTCCAACGAGCTAAAGGCCCAGGTGAACGGGTGGCAGGACCTGTCCGAAGCGCTGCTGAAGACGGATGCGAAGCCCCCGGCGGGAAAGCCGCCAGCAAAGTTCACGCCGGTCGAAAAGATGGGTGTGAGGACGGCGGAGCAGGCGGCCGCCACCCTGGGGATCCTGCTGTTCGTCCAGGTGCCCGGTGGGATGACGGTGCCCCAGGCGCTCGAGCTGTTTCATAAGAGTGGGGGAAAATAA